In one Candidatus Coatesbacteria bacterium genomic region, the following are encoded:
- a CDS encoding bifunctional enoyl-CoA hydratase/phosphate acetyltransferase, with protein MIKSFSEIRRRVSERTGQVLAVAGAAHASTLEAVAAAREAGVAEAVLVGSEAEIRAAADKAGVEAAGEIVDVAGDTAIAARAVELVRAGKAGMVMKGAVSTGTLLKAVLDKERGLRSGKLLSHIAALEVPGQERLLWVTDGGMNICPDLPTKAAILHNAVASLRKLGYQRPRAAVLGAVEKVNPDMPDTLDAASLTQMAARGQFGPCEVDGPLALDLAVSAEAAAIKGIGGEVVGRADILLVPDIRAGNIFAKGLLYLAGAKIGGLIAGAAAPIVLLSRADDAETKLNSIALCTACTL; from the coding sequence ATGATCAAGTCGTTCAGCGAGATCCGCCGACGGGTGAGCGAACGTACGGGTCAGGTGCTGGCCGTGGCCGGCGCCGCCCACGCCAGTACCCTCGAGGCCGTCGCCGCGGCCCGGGAGGCCGGCGTGGCCGAGGCCGTCCTCGTCGGATCGGAGGCCGAGATCCGCGCCGCCGCCGACAAGGCCGGCGTCGAGGCGGCCGGCGAGATCGTCGACGTCGCCGGTGACACCGCGATCGCCGCCCGCGCCGTCGAGCTGGTCCGCGCCGGAAAAGCCGGGATGGTGATGAAGGGCGCCGTCTCCACCGGCACCCTGCTCAAGGCCGTGCTGGACAAGGAGCGCGGTCTGCGCTCGGGTAAGCTGCTCAGCCACATCGCCGCCCTCGAGGTTCCCGGTCAGGAGCGCCTGCTGTGGGTCACCGACGGCGGGATGAACATCTGCCCCGACCTGCCGACCAAGGCCGCCATCCTGCACAACGCCGTGGCCTCCCTGCGCAAGCTGGGCTACCAGCGGCCCCGCGCCGCCGTGCTGGGCGCCGTGGAGAAGGTCAACCCCGACATGCCCGACACCCTGGACGCCGCCTCGCTGACCCAGATGGCCGCCCGGGGGCAGTTCGGCCCCTGCGAGGTCGACGGCCCGCTGGCCCTGGACCTGGCCGTCAGCGCCGAAGCGGCAGCGATCAAGGGTATCGGCGGCGAAGTCGTCGGACGGGCCGACATCCTGCTGGTGCCCGATATCCGCGCCGGCAACATCTTCGCCAAGGGCCTGCTCTACCTGGCCGGGGCCAAGATCGGCGGCCTGATCGCCGGTGCCGCGGCGCCGATCGTCCTGCTCTCCCGGGCCGACGACGCCGAGACCAAGCTGAATTCCATCGCCCTCTGCACCGCCTGCACCCTCTAA
- a CDS encoding tetratricopeptide repeat protein: protein MIRRLLSLAILLCVTAAGAVEVREVPPLVLPESALLRELAAESWRIIEALEDGTGEVEGRLARLTDSYSERVRGACYPYHLALGQLAYGRGDLEGAGEAFRHAAELENGAAEPLAWLALLELRHGRLSGALARAEAALELDPLQPLAREVIRVTGLLTDEEEIGFTSRDPAALEALRAGDAAFARGDFAAAATAYRRALEHDPDFLEARIYLGDALLRSGEPAAALAELETALAAEADDARANYLTGRAHAALDDAAAAASAYRRALELRPDYPAAERALAELESGG from the coding sequence ATGATCCGCCGCCTGCTCAGTCTGGCCATCCTGTTATGCGTCACCGCCGCCGGCGCCGTCGAGGTGCGCGAGGTCCCGCCCCTGGTGCTGCCCGAATCGGCCCTGCTGCGCGAGCTGGCCGCCGAGAGCTGGCGGATCATCGAGGCCCTCGAGGACGGTACCGGCGAGGTCGAGGGACGGCTGGCCCGGCTGACCGACTCCTACTCCGAGCGGGTGCGCGGCGCCTGCTACCCCTACCATCTGGCCCTGGGCCAGTTGGCTTACGGCCGCGGCGACCTCGAGGGGGCCGGCGAGGCCTTCCGCCACGCCGCCGAACTCGAGAACGGCGCAGCCGAGCCGTTGGCCTGGCTGGCCCTGCTGGAGCTGCGCCACGGACGGCTCTCCGGCGCTCTGGCCCGGGCCGAGGCCGCCCTGGAGCTCGACCCCCTCCAGCCCCTGGCCCGGGAGGTCATCCGGGTGACGGGCCTGCTGACCGACGAGGAGGAGATCGGTTTCACCAGCCGGGATCCGGCGGCCCTGGAGGCCCTGCGCGCGGGCGACGCCGCCTTCGCCCGGGGCGATTTCGCCGCCGCCGCTACGGCCTACCGCCGGGCCTTGGAGCACGATCCCGACTTCCTCGAGGCCCGGATCTACCTGGGCGACGCCCTGCTGCGTTCCGGCGAACCCGCCGCGGCCCTCGCCGAGCTGGAAACCGCCCTGGCCGCCGAGGCCGACGACGCCCGGGCCAACTACCTGACCGGCCGGGCCCACGCCGCTCTGGACGACGCCGCCGCCGCGGCGTCGGCCTACCGCCGCGCCCTCGAACTGCGCCCGGATTACCCCGCCGCCGAGCGGGCCCTGGCCGAACTCGAGAGCGGCGGCTAA
- a CDS encoding WYL domain-containing protein: protein MTPHNGLEWPNKTALRRLLEIDRLVRAGGLPTVEKLARRFEVAERTVYRDLAYLRDQLGAPLAYRRSDGGGGYYYTDPSYVLPANFIRHGEMVGLLLAGKLVEQTAGQPRAPALAGLLGRLRELLTENELLIVEAEVAAFDYAARRTRRLDTAVVEAAARSLRRRRRVTLDLYEPATGGWRALEFETYHVVHLNTAWHLLGLEVGADERAALPLARIKGLRETDERYTVPRDFDLDAALADAFGFRLGAPEHRVALEFRGEAARLVAEREWHPSQRLSFRADGSVVLTLRTAHLEELVRWLAGFGGDARVQSPPELRELLLRRARELITVNEDSIEPHRD from the coding sequence ATGACGCCGCACAACGGTCTGGAGTGGCCCAACAAGACGGCCCTGCGCCGCCTGCTGGAGATCGACCGCCTGGTGCGCGCCGGCGGGCTGCCGACGGTCGAAAAGCTGGCCCGCCGCTTCGAGGTCGCCGAGCGGACCGTCTACCGCGACCTGGCCTACCTGCGCGACCAGCTCGGCGCGCCGCTGGCCTACCGGCGCAGCGACGGCGGCGGCGGTTACTACTATACCGATCCGAGCTACGTCCTGCCGGCCAACTTCATCCGCCACGGCGAGATGGTCGGGCTGCTGCTGGCGGGCAAACTGGTCGAGCAGACGGCGGGTCAGCCCCGCGCTCCGGCCCTGGCCGGCCTGCTGGGCCGCCTGCGCGAGCTGTTGACCGAGAACGAGCTGCTGATCGTCGAGGCCGAGGTCGCCGCCTTCGACTACGCCGCCCGGCGTACCCGACGCCTCGACACCGCCGTCGTCGAGGCCGCCGCCCGCTCCCTGCGCCGCCGGCGCCGGGTGACCCTCGACCTCTACGAACCGGCGACGGGCGGTTGGCGGGCCCTGGAGTTCGAGACCTACCACGTCGTGCATCTCAACACGGCCTGGCACCTGCTGGGCCTGGAGGTCGGCGCCGACGAGCGCGCTGCCCTGCCGCTGGCCCGGATCAAGGGCCTGCGCGAGACCGATGAGCGCTACACGGTCCCGCGGGATTTCGACCTCGACGCCGCCCTGGCCGACGCCTTCGGCTTCCGGCTGGGCGCCCCGGAGCACCGGGTGGCCCTCGAGTTCCGCGGTGAGGCCGCCCGCCTGGTCGCCGAGCGCGAGTGGCACCCCAGCCAGCGGCTGAGCTTCCGCGCCGACGGCAGCGTGGTGCTGACCCTGCGCACGGCCCACCTGGAGGAGCTGGTCCGTTGGCTGGCCGGCTTCGGCGGCGACGCCCGGGTGCAGTCGCCCCCCGAGCTGCGCGAGCTGTTGCTGCGCCGGGCCCGGGAGCTGATCACCGTCAACGAAGACTCCATCGAACCCCACCGGGATTGA
- the deoC gene encoding deoxyribose-phosphate aldolase, whose translation METPPVSLRHGRSLLERISRASLAWTIDAALLGPAATRTELESCVSDCLELGVKGLCVLPRHLAAARRLIDGAGGALDLIGVVDFPLGGRPTARKVAEIGELLDAGADELDAVPDLSLLKTRRTRELAAELAELRRAARGCVLKIILECPLLEPEEMARGAELCLEAGAEFVKTATGTRGATRTDHVQVLRNAVGTAMDVKAAGGIRSLNDAAALFEAGANRLGTSRPRELLEEFERRRGGCS comes from the coding sequence GTGGAAACGCCGCCGGTCAGCCTGCGCCACGGCCGCTCCCTGCTGGAGCGCATCAGCCGGGCCTCCCTGGCCTGGACGATCGACGCCGCCCTGCTGGGGCCCGCGGCCACGCGGACGGAGCTGGAAAGCTGCGTGTCCGACTGCCTGGAGCTGGGGGTCAAGGGCCTGTGCGTGCTGCCCCGCCATCTGGCCGCCGCGCGGCGGCTGATCGACGGGGCCGGCGGCGCTCTGGACCTGATCGGGGTGGTCGACTTCCCCCTCGGCGGCCGCCCGACGGCGCGCAAGGTCGCCGAGATCGGCGAGCTGTTGGACGCCGGGGCCGATGAACTCGACGCCGTCCCCGACCTGAGTTTGCTCAAGACTCGCCGGACCCGGGAGCTGGCCGCCGAGCTGGCCGAGCTCCGCCGGGCCGCCCGGGGGTGCGTACTCAAGATCATCCTGGAGTGCCCCCTGCTGGAGCCCGAGGAGATGGCCCGGGGAGCCGAGCTGTGCCTGGAGGCCGGGGCGGAGTTCGTCAAGACGGCCACCGGCACGCGGGGAGCGACGCGGACCGACCACGTCCAGGTGCTGCGCAACGCCGTGGGTACGGCGATGGACGTCAAGGCCGCCGGCGGGATCCGCAGCCTGAACGACGCCGCCGCCCTGTTCGAGGCCGGAGCCAACCGCCTGGGGACCTCGCGCCCCCGGGAGCTGCTCGAGGAGTTCGAGCGCCGCCGTGGAGGGTGCTCATGA
- a CDS encoding DUF1844 domain-containing protein, with protein sequence MDEERKLHTARFTALVYSLHSSAMVQLGKLAEPTTGEVRRDLDAARSTIDLLETLDYKLRNGLEDGERRMLDQVLTELRLNYIGERTGESSDTATTEREADEEGADNGGEADNAEPARDDGGGAAD encoded by the coding sequence ATGGACGAAGAACGAAAATTGCACACCGCCCGCTTCACCGCCCTGGTCTACTCCCTCCACTCCAGCGCCATGGTCCAGCTGGGCAAGCTGGCCGAGCCGACCACGGGGGAGGTCCGGCGCGATCTGGACGCCGCCCGCTCGACCATCGATCTGCTGGAGACTCTCGATTACAAGCTGCGTAACGGCCTGGAAGACGGCGAACGCCGGATGCTCGACCAGGTGCTGACCGAGCTGCGGCTGAACTACATCGGCGAGCGGACGGGCGAGAGCTCCGACACGGCGACGACGGAGCGGGAGGCCGACGAAGAGGGCGCCGATAACGGCGGCGAGGCCGACAACGCCGAACCCGCCCGGGACGACGGCGGGGGAGCCGCCGACTAG
- the dnaJ gene encoding molecular chaperone DnaJ — protein sequence MTIHERDYYEILEVSRDADKATIKRAYRKKALQYHPDRNPDDPAAEERFKECSEAYQVLSDDQKRAVYDRHGHDGLKGRGYRGFDDVSDIFDLFGNLFGGLFGGPMGGGRRGRRMRRGGDIAARVEIDYRQALEGLERTLTLEREEICDRCGGSGSEPGHEPQTCPTCRGRGRVVRSAGFMRLETTCPECGGAGKIISEPCADCDGRGRLLRRRRVKVRIPAGIDDGQRIRVSGEGHDGSVPGIRGDLYLEVGLEPHQHFGRNGRDLLLELELSYPQLALGDRVAVPTLEGTEELKIPAGTQPDTVFKIRRAGFPAVGGGRRGDLRVTVKSWVPKRLSRKQKQLLQELQETLD from the coding sequence ATGACCATCCACGAACGTGACTACTACGAGATCCTCGAGGTCTCCCGGGACGCCGACAAGGCGACCATCAAGCGCGCCTACCGCAAGAAGGCCCTGCAGTACCATCCGGACCGCAACCCCGACGACCCCGCGGCCGAGGAGCGCTTCAAGGAGTGTTCGGAGGCCTACCAGGTCCTCTCCGACGACCAGAAGCGGGCCGTCTACGACCGCCACGGCCACGACGGGCTGAAAGGGCGCGGCTACCGGGGCTTCGACGACGTCTCCGACATCTTCGACCTCTTCGGCAACCTCTTCGGCGGGCTGTTCGGCGGACCGATGGGCGGCGGGCGCCGCGGCCGACGGATGCGCCGGGGGGGCGACATCGCCGCCCGGGTGGAGATCGACTATCGCCAGGCCCTGGAGGGCCTCGAGCGCACCCTGACCCTGGAGCGCGAGGAGATCTGCGATCGCTGCGGCGGCTCGGGCTCCGAGCCCGGCCACGAACCCCAGACCTGCCCCACCTGCCGGGGGCGCGGCCGCGTCGTCCGCTCCGCCGGTTTCATGCGCCTGGAGACGACCTGCCCGGAGTGCGGCGGCGCGGGCAAGATCATCAGCGAGCCCTGCGCGGACTGCGACGGCCGGGGGCGGCTGTTGCGGCGCCGACGGGTCAAGGTCCGCATCCCCGCCGGCATCGATGACGGCCAGCGTATCCGGGTCTCCGGCGAGGGCCACGACGGCAGCGTGCCGGGGATCCGCGGCGACCTGTACCTCGAGGTCGGACTGGAACCGCACCAGCACTTCGGCCGCAACGGTCGCGACCTGTTGCTGGAGCTGGAGCTCTCCTACCCCCAACTGGCCCTGGGCGACCGCGTCGCCGTGCCGACCCTCGAGGGGACCGAGGAGTTGAAGATCCCCGCCGGCACCCAGCCCGACACCGTGTTCAAGATCCGCCGGGCCGGTTTCCCCGCCGTCGGCGGCGGCCGCCGCGGCGATTTGCGGGTCACCGTCAAGTCCTGGGTGCCCAAGCGGCTCAGCCGCAAGCAGAAGCAGTTGCTCCAGGAGCTGCAGGAGACACTGGATTGA
- the purQ gene encoding phosphoribosylformylglycinamidine synthase I has translation MPTVAVLAFPGTNCEYESARACRAAGLEAEIIRWNQPEKLRAADAFLLAGGFSFEDRVRAGAIAAKEAVLDVIVEAAEAGKPVLGICNGAQVLLESGLVPGLAEGHPVEAALDANERGYLCRWCYVEVAEPQKSLFTTRFAPGEVWPLPLAHGEGRFTTADPEVAERISAAGLGVLSYVSPGGDAAAGYPDNPNGSLFDLAGLGNAAGNVLALMPHPERAERLWQLPSYLAGEWGGRRRELNGSTPLDAPGPGRKIFGSLAAHLGVG, from the coding sequence ATGCCCACCGTCGCCGTGCTGGCCTTTCCCGGCACCAACTGCGAGTACGAGAGCGCCCGCGCCTGCCGCGCCGCGGGTCTGGAGGCGGAGATCATCCGCTGGAACCAGCCGGAGAAGCTGCGCGCCGCCGACGCCTTCCTGCTGGCCGGCGGCTTCAGCTTCGAGGACCGGGTCCGCGCCGGGGCCATCGCCGCCAAGGAGGCGGTACTGGATGTGATTGTGGAGGCGGCCGAGGCGGGCAAGCCGGTGCTGGGCATCTGCAACGGCGCCCAGGTGCTGCTGGAGAGCGGCCTGGTGCCGGGGTTGGCGGAGGGCCATCCGGTGGAGGCGGCCCTGGACGCCAACGAGCGCGGCTACCTCTGCCGCTGGTGTTACGTCGAGGTCGCCGAGCCGCAGAAGAGTCTGTTCACGACGCGGTTCGCGCCGGGTGAGGTCTGGCCCCTGCCCCTGGCCCACGGCGAGGGGCGTTTCACCACGGCGGACCCGGAGGTGGCGGAGCGGATTAGCGCCGCGGGGCTGGGTGTGTTAAGCTACGTTTCGCCCGGCGGCGATGCCGCCGCGGGTTATCCGGACAACCCCAACGGTTCTCTGTTCGACCTGGCCGGTCTGGGCAACGCGGCGGGCAACGTCCTGGCGCTGATGCCGCATCCTGAGCGGGCGGAACGGCTCTGGCAACTGCCGAGTTACCTGGCCGGGGAGTGGGGCGGGCGGCGGCGCGAGCTCAACGGCTCGACACCGCTGGACGCGCCCGGACCGGGCCGCAAGATCTTCGGCTCCCTGGCGGCGCATCTGGGGGTGGGATAG